In the Shewanella sp. OMA3-2 genome, one interval contains:
- the acs gene encoding acetate--CoA ligase has translation MSSQSLYKVPSAIAENALVNNDQYKKMYQESIVNPEGFWREHGKRIDWIKPYTKIKQTSFDDHNLSINWFYDGTLNASANCLDRHLEKNGDTVAIIWEGDDANEQRKITYAELHADVCKFANALKGQGVVKGDVVTIYMPMVPEAAVAMLACARIGAIHSVVFGGFSPDSIASRVIDGKSKVVITSDEGVRGGRKIPLKRSVDEAIASPDVDCVEKVIVLKRTGGNIDWVEGRDIWWHSLMDVASEHCPYEEMGAEDPLFLLYTSGSTGNPKGVLHTTGGYMVYASMTHEYVFDYKPGEVYWCTADVGWITGHSYMVYGPLANGATVLIHEGVPNAPTPSRIGEMIDRHKVNILYTAPTLIRALMAEGKEQFSNYKGDSLRIMGSVGEPINPEAWRWYHEVIGNEQCPIVDTWWQTETGGILISPLPGATDTKPGSATRPFFGVQPALVDNMGEIVEGATEGNLVILDSWPGQMRTIFGDHDRFALTYFKTFRGMYFTGDGARRDEDGYYWITGRVDDVINVSGHRLGTAEVESALVAHELVAEAAVVGYPHDIKGQGIYAYVTLIRDIEPTEELRQELRQWVRKEIGALATPDLIQWATGLPKTRSGKIMRRFLRKIAANEVTNLGDSSTLADPAVIDTLIESRLNKTE, from the coding sequence ATGAGCTCGCAGTCTCTCTACAAAGTGCCTAGCGCTATCGCTGAAAATGCACTGGTCAATAACGATCAATATAAAAAAATGTACCAGGAATCTATTGTTAATCCAGAAGGTTTTTGGAGAGAACACGGTAAACGCATTGACTGGATAAAGCCTTACACTAAGATAAAACAAACCTCGTTTGATGACCATAACTTATCAATCAATTGGTTTTATGACGGCACATTAAATGCCTCAGCCAACTGTTTAGATCGCCACCTTGAAAAAAATGGCGACACTGTGGCCATTATTTGGGAAGGCGATGACGCGAACGAACAGCGTAAAATCACCTATGCAGAACTGCATGCCGATGTCTGTAAATTTGCCAATGCCCTTAAAGGTCAAGGTGTGGTTAAAGGTGATGTGGTCACTATTTACATGCCAATGGTGCCTGAAGCTGCGGTAGCTATGCTGGCCTGTGCTCGCATTGGCGCAATTCACTCTGTGGTTTTTGGCGGTTTCTCACCAGACTCAATCGCCTCTCGGGTGATTGACGGTAAATCTAAAGTGGTGATTACCTCTGACGAAGGTGTTCGCGGTGGACGTAAAATCCCTCTCAAGCGCAGTGTTGATGAAGCAATAGCCAGTCCAGATGTGGATTGCGTCGAAAAAGTCATTGTCCTCAAACGCACTGGTGGCAACATTGATTGGGTAGAAGGCCGCGATATTTGGTGGCACTCATTAATGGACGTTGCATCTGAGCATTGCCCGTATGAAGAAATGGGCGCAGAAGACCCGCTATTCCTACTTTATACCTCAGGTTCAACCGGTAACCCTAAAGGTGTGTTGCACACCACGGGCGGTTACATGGTTTACGCCTCAATGACCCACGAATATGTATTTGATTATAAACCAGGTGAAGTTTACTGGTGTACCGCCGACGTAGGTTGGATTACTGGCCACTCTTACATGGTTTACGGCCCATTAGCCAACGGCGCCACAGTGTTAATTCATGAAGGGGTGCCAAATGCGCCAACACCTTCACGTATAGGTGAAATGATTGACCGCCATAAAGTCAATATTCTGTATACCGCGCCAACATTAATCCGCGCATTAATGGCTGAAGGTAAAGAACAATTCAGTAACTACAAAGGTGATTCACTGCGCATTATGGGCTCGGTCGGCGAACCGATAAACCCTGAAGCATGGCGCTGGTACCACGAAGTGATTGGTAATGAGCAGTGCCCAATTGTTGACACCTGGTGGCAAACCGAAACTGGCGGCATTTTGATCAGCCCATTACCAGGCGCAACTGATACCAAACCAGGTTCAGCAACCCGACCATTCTTTGGTGTTCAACCTGCACTGGTTGATAACATGGGTGAAATTGTTGAAGGCGCAACTGAGGGTAACTTAGTTATTCTTGATTCATGGCCAGGACAAATGCGTACCATTTTTGGTGATCACGACCGTTTTGCACTCACCTACTTTAAAACCTTCCGCGGTATGTACTTTACCGGCGATGGTGCTCGCCGCGATGAAGACGGTTACTACTGGATAACCGGTCGAGTGGATGATGTCATTAACGTATCAGGTCACCGCTTAGGTACAGCTGAAGTTGAAAGCGCACTTGTGGCACATGAACTAGTCGCTGAAGCCGCTGTTGTAGGTTATCCGCATGATATTAAAGGACAAGGCATTTACGCCTACGTCACTTTAATCCGCGATATCGAACCAACTGAAGAGCTACGTCAAGAGTTACGTCAGTGGGTTCGTAAAGAAATCGGCGCCTTGGCTACACCTGATTTAATTCAGTGGGCAACCGGTTTA
- a CDS encoding hybrid sensor histidine kinase/response regulator yields the protein MNLTLFVAIIALCYVSLLFILAWGAERWYGKISKKVQLWIYGLSLAVYCSSWSFLGTVGQSANDLWSFLPIFVGPIIIFTFGFGLLRKMVVVSKAQNITSVADFIAARYGKSQLLAALVTLIALFGIMPYIALQLKAMVFSLNLFQPVDSPLNPQGVPLLITFILAVFAILFGTRKLDATEHNPGMMVAIAFESLVKLTAFLLVGIVISFGYFDGFGDIWQQASERDLIEFGQLRIESLLPELIVGMAAFLCMPRQFHVMVVECGGESVLKKARWIFPVYLALFGIFVAPLALAGKLLLGDSVAADTYVINLPLALEQPIIAVIALLGTLSAATGMVIVAVVTISVMISNEWLVPFMLRTGQIRKKNFSQFSQLLLNTRRLAIVLILGFGYLSYLTLANSDSLSHLGMLSFGAFAQLAPALIGGLYWKYGNRSGVFLGLGVGFSLWCYVLFFSSNDVSALSHFGANQGILESIKPNVSDTLIALLANIICYVLGSLWFRTGVAERIQASNFVKPWNLKQNDNKRQSPIAQQDLLILASRFVSPTRAYESFSRFSPDAVKSDSWHKAAPDELIAHTEHMLAGILGASSAKLVMDSVMQGRDLALDEVFSLVDEASSKIMFSQDMLRGAIEHAYEGMSVVDKDLNLMAWNFKYAELFQFPENFLKQGMPISEVVRFNAARGFCGKGDIEQQVSVRVQHMRNGTPHTSERERRDGKVIKIQGNPMPDGGFVMTFTDITQYRLQEKALKEANETLEERVKSRTYELAMLNSELLEAKAQEELANASKTRFLAAVGHDLMQPLNAARLFTASLAQYPNLDLEAQTTLTHVNSSLKTAGELLTDLLDISKLDSGNVEVNRRDFAIGELLNALAIEFDAMAQDSQINFNMVRSTLTVNSDPALLRRILQNFLTNAYRYARGGKVLMGCRRQGQYIDIQVFDTGCGIAKDDIQEIFREFKRLNHPSSRNVSGLGLGLAIADRISKVLGHEINVTSELGEGSMFSIKVPLGQTVHQVETKPAASLLQPLAGVKVLCIDNEEAILAGLESLLTRWQCEVVCAKNLADARIKLGLKGIAPDIVLADYHLDDDQNGVDAMDGIRARYGQHLPGILITANTNKQLVEDVENRGYHYMAKMIKPAALRALISSLVKQ from the coding sequence ATGAATTTAACCCTTTTTGTGGCAATTATTGCCCTGTGTTATGTGTCGCTTTTATTTATTTTGGCGTGGGGCGCAGAGCGTTGGTATGGCAAAATTAGCAAAAAAGTGCAGCTATGGATTTATGGCCTCAGTCTGGCGGTATATTGCTCATCGTGGAGTTTTTTAGGCACGGTAGGGCAGTCGGCAAATGACCTTTGGTCATTTTTACCCATATTTGTTGGCCCGATCATCATTTTTACCTTTGGCTTTGGTTTGCTGCGTAAAATGGTGGTGGTGTCTAAAGCACAAAATATCACCTCAGTGGCCGACTTTATAGCAGCCCGCTATGGTAAGTCGCAGTTATTAGCCGCGTTAGTCACACTGATTGCCTTGTTTGGTATCATGCCTTACATCGCGCTGCAACTTAAGGCTATGGTGTTTTCGCTTAACCTATTTCAACCGGTAGATTCGCCGCTTAATCCCCAGGGCGTACCGTTATTGATCACCTTTATTCTGGCGGTATTTGCCATTCTTTTTGGTACTCGAAAACTCGATGCCACTGAGCATAATCCTGGCATGATGGTGGCTATTGCGTTTGAGTCACTGGTAAAGTTGACCGCTTTTTTGCTGGTGGGCATAGTGATTAGCTTTGGCTATTTTGATGGTTTTGGCGATATTTGGCAGCAAGCTAGCGAACGTGATTTGATTGAGTTTGGGCAATTAAGGATAGAGTCATTATTGCCTGAATTAATTGTGGGTATGGCGGCTTTTTTATGTATGCCACGCCAATTTCACGTGATGGTGGTGGAGTGCGGTGGCGAGTCGGTGCTTAAAAAAGCCCGTTGGATTTTTCCGGTGTATTTAGCCTTGTTTGGCATTTTTGTTGCGCCGTTAGCGCTGGCTGGGAAGTTACTATTGGGTGACAGCGTTGCTGCTGATACCTATGTGATTAACCTGCCGTTAGCGTTAGAGCAGCCTATTATTGCTGTTATTGCATTATTAGGGACTTTATCGGCTGCCACTGGGATGGTGATTGTGGCGGTAGTGACCATCAGTGTGATGATCAGTAACGAATGGCTGGTGCCATTTATGTTACGCACAGGTCAGATAAGAAAAAAGAACTTTAGCCAATTTTCACAGTTATTATTGAATACCAGACGTTTGGCCATAGTGTTAATTCTAGGCTTTGGTTACCTCAGCTATTTAACCTTGGCTAATAGCGATTCGCTGTCACATTTAGGCATGTTGTCGTTTGGCGCCTTTGCCCAACTTGCTCCGGCATTAATTGGTGGACTGTATTGGAAATACGGTAATCGAAGTGGAGTGTTTTTGGGCCTAGGAGTGGGCTTTAGTTTATGGTGTTACGTGCTGTTTTTTAGCAGCAATGATGTTAGTGCGTTATCCCATTTTGGCGCCAATCAAGGGATTTTAGAGTCAATTAAACCCAATGTTAGCGATACTCTTATTGCACTTTTAGCCAATATTATTTGTTATGTATTGGGCTCGCTATGGTTTAGAACAGGAGTTGCTGAACGTATTCAAGCCAGCAATTTTGTTAAACCTTGGAATTTAAAACAAAATGATAATAAGCGCCAAAGCCCTATTGCCCAGCAGGATTTGTTAATTCTTGCTAGCCGCTTTGTTAGCCCCACGCGGGCATATGAAAGTTTTAGCCGATTCTCCCCTGATGCAGTTAAAAGTGATAGCTGGCATAAAGCAGCCCCTGACGAACTTATCGCCCATACCGAACATATGTTAGCGGGTATATTGGGAGCATCCAGTGCCAAGTTAGTGATGGATTCGGTCATGCAAGGGCGGGACTTAGCCTTAGATGAAGTATTCAGTTTAGTAGATGAAGCATCATCTAAAATTATGTTTAGTCAAGATATGCTGCGCGGCGCAATTGAGCATGCCTATGAGGGCATGAGCGTGGTGGATAAAGACCTTAATCTGATGGCGTGGAATTTTAAATATGCAGAGCTGTTCCAGTTTCCTGAAAACTTTTTAAAACAAGGTATGCCGATCAGTGAAGTGGTGCGCTTTAATGCCGCCAGAGGTTTTTGTGGCAAGGGCGATATAGAACAGCAAGTGAGTGTACGGGTGCAGCATATGCGTAATGGGACCCCGCATACGTCTGAGCGCGAAAGGCGGGACGGTAAAGTCATTAAGATTCAAGGTAACCCTATGCCAGATGGTGGGTTTGTGATGACGTTTACCGATATTACCCAATATCGTTTGCAGGAAAAAGCCTTAAAAGAAGCCAATGAAACCCTTGAGGAGCGAGTTAAATCCCGTACCTATGAGTTGGCCATGCTAAATAGTGAATTATTGGAGGCTAAAGCCCAGGAAGAGTTAGCTAATGCTTCTAAAACGCGATTTTTAGCCGCAGTAGGACATGATCTTATGCAGCCTTTGAATGCCGCTAGATTATTTACCGCGTCATTAGCGCAATACCCCAATTTAGATTTAGAGGCACAAACAACCTTAACCCACGTAAACAGCTCATTGAAAACCGCTGGTGAGTTGTTGACAGATTTGCTTGATATTTCCAAGCTTGATTCAGGCAATGTTGAGGTTAATCGTCGTGACTTTGCTATTGGAGAGTTGCTGAATGCTCTTGCGATTGAGTTTGATGCGATGGCGCAAGACAGCCAGATTAATTTTAATATGGTGCGCTCAACATTAACCGTTAACTCAGATCCGGCGCTATTAAGGCGTATTTTACAAAACTTTTTGACTAACGCTTATCGCTATGCCCGTGGAGGTAAAGTGTTAATGGGCTGCCGTCGACAAGGTCAATACATCGACATTCAGGTATTTGATACTGGCTGCGGCATTGCTAAAGACGATATACAAGAGATTTTTCGCGAATTTAAGCGGCTTAATCACCCAAGTAGTCGCAACGTAAGCGGTCTAGGCTTAGGGTTGGCGATTGCCGATAGGATAAGTAAAGTGCTGGGGCATGAAATTAATGTCACCTCAGAACTGGGTGAAGGCTCGATGTTTTCCATCAAAGTGCCACTAGGACAAACCGTGCACCAGGTTGAAACCAAGCCAGCCGCGAGTTTATTGCAGCCGCTTGCGGGGGTGAAAGTGTTGTGTATTGATAACGAAGAAGCCATTCTTGCAGGGCTAGAGTCATTGCTTACTCGCTGGCAGTGTGAAGTGGTGTGCGCTAAAAATTTAGCCGATGCACGAATTAAGTTAGGGCTGAAAGGCATAGCGCCTGATATTGTGTTAGCGGATTATCATCTTGATGATGATCAAAATGGGGTTGATGCGATGGACGGTATTCGGGCCCGATATGGTCAACACTTACCGGGTATTTTGATTACCGCCAACACCAATAAACAATTAGTCGAAGACGTGGAAAACCGTGGTTATCATTATATGGCTAAAATGATTAAACCAGCGGCATTAAGAGCGCTAATTTCAAGCCTAGTTAAGCAATGA
- a CDS encoding amidohydrolase family protein, translated as MQIKIPSKTFQSMMYSLLLMTMAGCSQPDVPVEKVSVVQPVQEKFNVIFGGTDVGGMTVDRDGQNIDIDFSFSNNGRGASAKEVLQLSDKGFPINWKINGKTVFGNEVDEQFSVEGSKVSWQSLSESGSAEFNPNALFIAQNASPYALYIYAKALLGQATLSLPALPAGELTISQVSDLVLTDANNTKVNATIYAVKGIDLDPSYIALDDNQLMLGYLSPRVVIIREGLEAQSKLLSDLAANLNASRFEKIAQKAIHQYDKPIRINNVRIFDPVSMQLTAAKSVLLENDKIKAVEAIVDSAKEGEVLIEGNGGTLIPGLYEMHGHMSDNDALLNVLAGVTSVRDMGNEIDILDSLIDKIESNQIIGPRITKSGFIEGKSEFSAATGEMASTEQEAVDLVNMYGEKGDYFQIKVYSSINGEWVPAMAKAAKKHGMRVTGHVPAFSTADEMIAAGYDEITHINQAMLSWVLDKDEDTRTLYRITGMKRFVGLDLNSDKVQHTLNTMVEKNIAVDPTLVIHELGLTARNGETRVGVKDYIDHMPVGEQRSAKVALLNVADEQEDKEYRLAFDKIIETLALMHKKGIFIVPGTDLGGAFELHRELELFKKIGMSNAEVLRRASYDMANYLGYGKQLGSIEVGKYADFFLVPGDPIADLRAIKTVAMVSKGGVIYFPSEVYPEFGIKPFTAIPTVVE; from the coding sequence ATGCAGATTAAAATACCGTCAAAAACCTTCCAATCAATGATGTATAGCCTGCTGCTAATGACGATGGCAGGCTGTTCTCAACCAGATGTTCCCGTCGAAAAAGTATCAGTTGTGCAGCCTGTGCAAGAAAAGTTTAACGTTATATTTGGTGGCACTGATGTGGGTGGCATGACTGTTGATCGCGATGGTCAAAACATCGATATTGATTTTTCATTCAGTAATAACGGTCGCGGTGCCAGTGCAAAAGAAGTGCTACAGCTGTCTGATAAAGGTTTCCCTATTAATTGGAAAATTAACGGTAAAACGGTTTTCGGTAATGAGGTGGATGAACAGTTTAGCGTAGAAGGTAGTAAGGTAAGCTGGCAGAGTTTATCTGAAAGTGGCAGTGCTGAGTTTAATCCTAATGCGTTATTCATTGCACAAAACGCCAGTCCTTACGCGCTGTATATCTACGCTAAAGCTTTGCTTGGGCAAGCGACCTTGTCATTACCTGCATTGCCTGCTGGCGAGTTGACAATTAGTCAGGTTAGCGACCTTGTGCTTACTGATGCGAATAACACTAAGGTTAATGCAACGATTTATGCCGTTAAAGGCATTGACCTTGACCCTAGTTATATTGCCCTTGATGACAACCAGTTAATGCTGGGATATTTATCGCCACGCGTGGTGATTATTCGTGAGGGATTAGAAGCACAAAGTAAGCTGTTAAGTGATCTAGCGGCTAATTTAAATGCCAGCCGATTCGAAAAAATTGCTCAAAAAGCGATTCATCAATATGACAAGCCGATACGGATTAACAACGTTAGAATTTTTGACCCTGTTAGTATGCAATTGACTGCGGCTAAATCTGTTTTGCTTGAAAACGATAAGATTAAGGCTGTTGAAGCCATAGTTGATTCGGCAAAAGAGGGCGAGGTGTTAATTGAGGGTAACGGTGGCACATTAATCCCTGGCTTGTATGAAATGCACGGCCACATGAGTGATAACGACGCCTTACTGAATGTATTGGCTGGCGTAACCTCTGTTAGAGATATGGGCAATGAAATTGACATTCTGGACTCATTAATCGACAAAATTGAAAGTAATCAAATTATTGGCCCACGCATTACCAAAAGTGGTTTTATTGAGGGTAAAAGCGAGTTTTCTGCGGCGACGGGAGAAATGGCATCAACAGAGCAAGAAGCGGTTGATCTTGTGAATATGTATGGCGAAAAAGGCGACTATTTTCAAATCAAAGTATACAGCTCGATTAATGGTGAGTGGGTGCCAGCTATGGCCAAAGCCGCCAAAAAGCATGGTATGCGTGTTACAGGACATGTTCCAGCGTTCTCAACCGCAGATGAAATGATTGCCGCAGGGTATGACGAAATTACCCATATAAACCAAGCAATGCTAAGTTGGGTGCTTGATAAAGATGAAGATACCCGTACGCTTTATCGTATTACTGGCATGAAGCGTTTTGTTGGTTTAGATCTTAATAGCGACAAAGTACAACATACCTTAAACACTATGGTTGAAAAAAATATTGCGGTTGATCCTACACTTGTTATTCATGAATTAGGCTTAACGGCTAGAAACGGTGAAACGCGGGTTGGTGTTAAAGACTATATTGACCATATGCCAGTTGGTGAGCAAAGAAGCGCGAAAGTCGCCTTGTTGAATGTGGCCGATGAACAAGAGGATAAGGAATACCGTTTAGCGTTTGATAAAATTATTGAAACACTGGCATTGATGCATAAAAAAGGTATTTTTATTGTTCCCGGTACCGATTTAGGTGGTGCTTTTGAACTGCATCGTGAGTTGGAGCTATTCAAAAAGATAGGTATGTCTAATGCCGAAGTATTACGTCGGGCTTCATACGATATGGCGAATTACTTAGGCTATGGCAAGCAGCTTGGCAGTATTGAAGTGGGTAAGTATGCTGACTTTTTCTTAGTGCCAGGCGATCCAATAGCTGATCTTCGTGCCATTAAAACTGTGGCTATGGTATCTAAAGGTGGGGTTATTTATTTCCCTAGTGAAGTTTACCCTGAGTTTGGCATTAAGCCTTTTACCGCAATACCTACAGTTGTTGAATAA
- a CDS encoding 4'-phosphopantetheinyl transferase family protein, which produces MTIQPHLYFIPLNNQLSRVQFEQGLALGWLTEDEINKVHRYKAELAQHNALQVRLALRAVLSNHSDVLPQQWLFEYGDKGKPSLSAELFERSGLHFNLSHSGDWLMIGVLPCANLSAKYVNNKAILFGLDIERVRASTNIQPILNHYFTDGEVADLVALPYVLQRQRFFDLWTLKEAYIKATGKGLAQSLSSFSFAFTDNNVFQADCFSVAKTASVAAFESAVVNTAERAPSAILCRHDDIHFTAPTTDNSQWTCRFGRLTDTYRFSFCIGVNTVLNEDNGIKRDNDNLAAGVNITEPIMVLTSLAQLL; this is translated from the coding sequence ATGACTATTCAACCACACCTTTATTTCATTCCGTTAAATAATCAACTTAGTCGAGTTCAATTTGAACAGGGATTGGCTTTAGGCTGGTTAACAGAGGATGAGATAAACAAGGTACATCGCTATAAAGCCGAGCTGGCTCAACATAATGCATTACAGGTACGGCTAGCATTGCGGGCAGTGTTATCAAACCACAGTGATGTACTTCCTCAGCAATGGCTATTTGAATATGGTGATAAAGGTAAGCCGAGTTTATCTGCTGAGTTATTTGAGCGTAGCGGATTACATTTTAACTTAAGCCACAGTGGTGACTGGTTAATGATAGGGGTGTTACCGTGTGCTAATTTGAGTGCAAAATATGTCAACAATAAAGCGATATTATTTGGTCTTGATATTGAGCGCGTGCGAGCCAGTACTAATATTCAACCTATTTTGAATCATTACTTTACTGATGGTGAAGTGGCTGATTTAGTCGCCTTACCCTATGTGTTACAACGGCAACGTTTTTTTGATTTATGGACCTTAAAAGAGGCGTACATTAAAGCGACGGGTAAGGGGTTAGCACAATCCTTAAGCTCATTTTCGTTTGCATTTACTGATAACAATGTGTTTCAAGCAGACTGTTTTTCTGTTGCTAAAACAGCGTCTGTTGCTGCGTTTGAATCTGCTGTTGTCAACACTGCTGAGCGTGCACCATCGGCCATATTATGCCGCCATGATGATATTCACTTTACTGCACCTACTACCGATAACTCACAATGGACTTGCCGTTTTGGGCGCTTAACTGACACCTATCGATTCAGTTTTTGTATCGGCGTGAATACTGTATTGAATGAAGATAATGGCATTAAACGCGACAATGATAACTTAGCGGCTGGAGTGAATATTACTGAGCCAATAATGGTATTAACATCATTGGCTCAGCTATTGTAA
- a CDS encoding S10 family peptidase encodes MRKLLVTSCTVLFCMQLSLSTSASYAADNNSGANNNSGNSNNIADRVKRQIPIDQNVITQHKTTILDKKIAYSATTGTQPVWDEQGNPTATLFYTYYQRTDIKDNSSRPLVISFNGGPGSASVWMHVAYTGPRVLNVDNEGYPLQPYGVKSNDYSILDVADIVFVNLVNTGYSRVLPDAEGKMPSKDEQQKMFFGVNADISYLAEWITTFVSRNERWRSPKYLIGESYGTTRVSGLALELQKNQWMYPNGVILVSPTDIGIERNGPVKAANRLPYFAATAWYHKVLADDLQQQDLTPLLAEVENFTINQYLPALAKGSFIDDAEKQRIAKQVAHYSGLSVTEVLQSNLDIDTDYFWKTLLRDRQQTVGRLDSRYLGIDEKTVGARPDYNAELTSWLHSFTPAINDYLRTELNYKTDMKYNMFGPVHPWDKSNDHSGEDLRLAMAQNPYLNVMIQSGYYDGATNYFDAKYTMWQLDRSGQMKNRLSFKGYRSGHMMYLRYEDLKQSNQDLRDFILSSLPKPDQAAKY; translated from the coding sequence ATGCGCAAACTTTTGGTCACATCCTGCACTGTACTATTTTGTATGCAATTAAGTTTATCGACTTCAGCCAGTTATGCTGCCGATAACAATAGCGGCGCGAATAACAATTCCGGTAACAGCAATAACATCGCCGACAGAGTTAAACGTCAAATCCCAATCGATCAAAACGTTATCACTCAGCATAAAACCACCATATTAGATAAAAAAATAGCTTATAGCGCCACTACCGGCACACAACCAGTGTGGGACGAACAAGGTAATCCTACTGCCACCTTATTTTATACCTACTACCAGCGCACTGATATTAAAGATAATAGCAGTCGCCCTCTGGTTATCTCTTTTAACGGTGGCCCAGGCTCTGCGTCAGTGTGGATGCATGTTGCCTATACTGGGCCGCGGGTGCTCAATGTTGATAATGAAGGTTATCCACTGCAACCATATGGGGTAAAAAGTAATGATTACTCTATTTTAGATGTGGCCGACATTGTATTTGTTAACCTGGTGAATACCGGTTATTCACGCGTATTGCCCGATGCTGAAGGTAAAATGCCTTCAAAAGATGAGCAGCAAAAAATGTTTTTTGGTGTCAATGCTGATATCAGTTATTTAGCCGAATGGATCACCACCTTTGTGTCACGAAACGAGCGCTGGCGCTCACCAAAGTATTTAATCGGTGAAAGCTATGGCACCACACGAGTATCTGGTTTAGCACTGGAGTTACAAAAAAACCAATGGATGTATCCTAATGGTGTCATTCTTGTATCGCCGACTGATATTGGCATTGAGCGTAATGGTCCGGTAAAAGCCGCCAATCGTCTCCCCTATTTTGCCGCCACCGCCTGGTACCATAAAGTGCTCGCAGACGATCTACAGCAACAGGATTTAACCCCGCTATTAGCTGAGGTAGAAAACTTTACCATTAATCAATATTTACCCGCATTAGCCAAAGGCAGCTTTATTGATGATGCCGAAAAACAGCGTATTGCTAAGCAAGTGGCCCATTATTCTGGTCTAAGTGTGACTGAAGTGCTGCAAAGTAATTTAGATATCGATACCGACTACTTTTGGAAAACCTTACTGCGTGATCGTCAGCAAACGGTTGGACGATTAGACTCACGTTACTTAGGCATTGATGAAAAAACCGTTGGCGCACGTCCAGATTACAACGCTGAGCTCACATCATGGTTGCACAGCTTTACTCCGGCGATTAATGACTATCTTCGCACTGAGTTAAATTATAAAACCGATATGAAATACAATATGTTTGGCCCGGTTCATCCGTGGGATAAAAGCAATGACCATTCCGGTGAAGACTTGCGTTTAGCCATGGCACAAAACCCCTATCTTAATGTGATGATCCAATCAGGATATTATGATGGCGCCACCAACTATTTTGATGCCAAATACACCATGTGGCAGTTAGACCGCAGCGGCCAAATGAAAAATAGATTGTCGTTTAAAGGCTATCGAAGTGGGCATATGATGTATTTACGTTATGAGGATTTAAAGCAATCTAATCAAGACTTACGCGACTTTATTCTCTCTAGTTTACCTAAGCCGGATCAAGCAGCTAAGTACTAA
- the queF gene encoding NADPH-dependent 7-cyano-7-deazaguanine reductase QueF (Catalyzes the NADPH-dependent reduction of 7-cyano-7-deazaguanine (preQ0) to 7-aminomethyl-7-deazaguanine (preQ1) in queuosine biosynthesis): MTHNHDPYSDAEALKGLTLGQTTEYQDKYDVSLLQGVPRKLNRDAIELTNDLPFHGTDIWTAYELSWLNSKGKPMVAIAEVSLDINSVNLIESKSFKLYLNSFNQTKFDSVTAVEQILQQDLAHCAQGDVVVKVIEPKHFNLERIIELPGTCIDDQDIEVDNYDFNPDFLLDSGSEEKNVAETLNSNLLKSNCLITSQPDWGSVMIRYQGPKIDREKLLRYLISFRQHNEFHEQCIERIFVDLKHYCHCTKLTVYGRYTRRGGLDINPYRSDFENPPDSNRLARQ; the protein is encoded by the coding sequence ATGACACACAATCACGATCCTTATAGTGATGCAGAAGCACTCAAAGGCTTAACATTAGGCCAAACAACTGAGTACCAAGATAAATATGATGTATCACTGCTGCAAGGGGTCCCGCGTAAACTGAACCGAGATGCTATTGAGTTAACCAATGATTTACCCTTTCATGGCACAGATATCTGGACAGCTTATGAATTATCTTGGCTAAACAGTAAAGGTAAACCAATGGTTGCCATCGCAGAAGTGAGCCTTGATATAAACAGTGTTAATTTAATCGAGTCAAAGTCATTTAAGTTGTACTTAAACAGCTTTAATCAAACAAAATTCGACAGTGTTACCGCTGTTGAGCAAATATTACAACAAGACTTAGCACACTGTGCCCAGGGTGATGTGGTTGTTAAAGTGATTGAACCTAAGCACTTTAACTTAGAACGTATTATAGAACTGCCTGGTACCTGTATTGATGATCAGGACATTGAAGTCGACAATTATGACTTTAATCCTGACTTTTTGCTCGACAGTGGTTCAGAAGAGAAAAACGTTGCTGAAACCCTAAACTCTAACTTGCTGAAGTCTAATTGCTTAATTACCTCTCAGCCTGATTGGGGTAGCGTGATGATCCGTTATCAAGGGCCGAAAATAGACCGTGAAAAGCTGTTACGTTATCTGATATCTTTCCGTCAACATAATGAGTTCCATGAGCAATGTATAGAGCGTATTTTTGTTGACTTGAAACATTATTGCCACTGCACAAAACTCACGGTTTATGGGCGTTATACTCGCAGAGGCGGTCTAGATATTAACCCTTATCGCAGCGATTTTGAAAACCCTCCGGACTCAAATCGTTTAGCAAGGCAATAG